The Fulvivirga ligni genome window below encodes:
- a CDS encoding fasciclin domain-containing protein has product MKMFNTYYKYALTAVLLVSGLLLTSCGDDDDGTPPDEPDIVDVAIANGYNTLAAALTEADLVDDLKGTGPFTVFAPTDEAFAAAGITASNVGDVENLEAILLYHVVSGKVMSSDLSSGMVETLNGASVTIDASELTVDDIDIVSPFDVEASNGVIHTIDGVLMPPPPTIVGTAQANSNLSMLVTALTKYPDLVSLLDGEGSFTVFAPTNTAFENLLDVIGQESIDDVPEDVLKRVLQYHVISSAALMSTDLSDGQMAATALSAEDEITVSIDGSNVMINNANVVTADVETSNGVMHVIDAVLVPELEASIVNTIVEPAYFNKSYSILTAAVVKANLLSTLIDGEANYTLFAPNNAAFEAAGITSLDELSGEDLAPILQYHVLGSEVFAEDLPSTAESFATAITTLNGDFYLTNNSNGVFINGNSQVTVATSEGGAMDYDNGVVHGINRTLMPASMNVVEIAAAAGFTDLAAALTEADLDLTGNGPFTVFAPTNDAFQALYTALNVSGPAEIDDETLEAVLLYHVISGRVFSSDLMDGLEAGTLADGTTIMLDITDGTVTLEDKDPDFTDATVTGTDELATNGVVHIIDAVLIPVDL; this is encoded by the coding sequence ATGAAAATGTTCAATACCTATTACAAGTATGCGCTTACAGCCGTGCTATTAGTTTCCGGGCTTTTGCTCACCAGCTGTGGTGACGACGATGATGGCACCCCGCCAGATGAGCCAGATATTGTTGATGTAGCCATCGCCAATGGTTATAATACCCTTGCCGCCGCTCTTACTGAAGCTGACCTGGTAGATGATCTTAAAGGTACTGGTCCGTTCACAGTATTTGCTCCTACTGATGAAGCTTTTGCCGCTGCTGGTATTACCGCGTCTAACGTGGGTGATGTGGAAAACCTGGAAGCCATTCTTCTTTACCATGTGGTTTCAGGAAAAGTAATGTCGTCCGATCTTTCAAGCGGAATGGTGGAAACACTTAATGGAGCCTCAGTAACCATTGATGCTTCTGAACTTACGGTAGATGATATCGATATAGTAAGTCCTTTTGATGTAGAGGCTAGCAACGGAGTTATTCACACTATAGATGGTGTGCTAATGCCACCGCCGCCAACCATAGTGGGAACAGCACAAGCCAACAGCAATTTAAGCATGCTGGTAACAGCACTAACTAAATACCCTGATTTGGTTAGCCTTTTAGACGGTGAAGGAAGCTTTACCGTATTCGCCCCTACTAACACTGCCTTTGAAAACCTGCTTGACGTGATAGGACAAGAAAGTATTGATGATGTTCCTGAAGATGTTTTAAAAAGAGTATTACAATATCATGTTATTAGTAGCGCTGCTTTGATGTCTACTGATTTATCTGATGGTCAGATGGCCGCCACAGCACTTAGTGCAGAAGATGAAATTACTGTAAGTATTGACGGAAGTAATGTAATGATTAATAATGCCAATGTGGTAACTGCTGACGTAGAAACAAGCAATGGTGTAATGCATGTGATTGATGCTGTTTTGGTGCCTGAGTTAGAGGCTAGTATAGTGAACACGATAGTTGAACCAGCATACTTTAACAAGAGCTATTCAATACTTACCGCCGCTGTCGTAAAAGCAAACTTGCTGAGCACTTTGATCGACGGAGAAGCTAACTACACGCTATTTGCTCCTAATAACGCTGCCTTTGAAGCTGCTGGCATTACTTCATTAGACGAATTAAGCGGTGAGGACCTGGCTCCAATACTACAATATCATGTGCTTGGTAGTGAGGTGTTTGCAGAAGATTTACCTTCAACAGCAGAATCTTTTGCCACAGCAATTACTACTTTGAATGGAGACTTTTATCTAACCAACAACAGCAATGGTGTTTTCATAAACGGAAACTCTCAGGTAACAGTAGCTACATCAGAAGGAGGAGCTATGGATTATGACAATGGAGTGGTTCATGGCATAAACAGAACTTTAATGCCAGCATCAATGAATGTAGTGGAAATTGCCGCGGCCGCAGGATTTACAGATTTAGCAGCAGCACTAACTGAGGCCGATTTAGACTTAACAGGAAATGGACCTTTTACAGTATTTGCACCAACCAATGATGCTTTCCAAGCCCTTTATACAGCACTGAATGTAAGCGGTCCGGCTGAAATTGATGACGAAACACTAGAGGCCGTTTTATTATATCACGTAATAAGTGGAAGAGTATTCTCCTCAGATCTGATGGATGGCCTGGAAGCAGGTACATTAGCAGATGGAACTACGATAATGCTAGATATTACTGATGGCACTGTAACATTGGAAGACAAAGACCCCGACTTTACAGATGCTACCGTTACAGGTACAGATGAACTGGCCACCAATGGAGTAGTACATATTATAGATGCTGTGTTAATTCCAGTAGACCTATAA